A stretch of Henckelia pumila isolate YLH828 chromosome 4, ASM3356847v2, whole genome shotgun sequence DNA encodes these proteins:
- the LOC140865241 gene encoding transcription termination factor MTERF8, chloroplastic-like — protein MVSSIWKTLFIRNVGAGRPFLHECPCHARRNVSSIFLVYRLFFSSRSTEGSYAIENAKLVTNILRDYGFDDTAISKVARLCPSIYRLSAEKNILPKLEFFISIGISSSDLPKVLLRRPRVFASSLKNQIAPCYDYLKMFPDCEERFIQMLKYRPGILLSNVDKCLAPNLDLLRGLEIPMSSIAFLVTRCAPAMSRNHDKFKGFVNQLVAMGMNPLIKTFISALHVLCAVSKETWEVKVKLYKSFGLSDEEIISAFKKQPSIMALSVKKLARTMEFLMNEKSLDKLVIVNDPSVLLLSFENRIAPRFHVVEILIKKGLEKKFSYSFFLRLKEEEFLERYCYKFKDELPELMDIYSEGRSILKKCESSCFST, from the coding sequence ATGGTTTCTTCGATTTGGAAAACGTTATTTATTAGGAACGTTGGTGCTGGCCGACCCTTCTTGCATGAATGCCCATGCCATGCTCGACGAAATGTTTCATCGATTTTTCTTGTTTACCGGCTCTTTTTTTCATCTCGGAGTACAGAGGGATCTTATGCAATCGAAAACGCCAAGCTTGTGACGAATATTTTGAGGGACTATGGATTTGATGACACAGCCATCTCAAAAGTGGCCAGGCTATGCCCATCTATTTACAGATTAAGTGCCGAGAAAAATATTCTTCCCAAACTTGAATTCTTCATCTCTATTGGGATATCTAGCTCTGACTTGCCGAAAGTTCTTCTTCGTCGGCCTAGGGTATTCGCATCCAGCCTCAAAAACCAGATTGCTCCTTGTTATGATTACCTTAAAATGTTTCCTGATTGCGAAGAGCGCTTCATACAGATGCTTAAGTATCGTCCTGGAATCCTCTTGTCCAATGTGGACAAATGTCTTGCTCCTAATTTGGATCTTCTGAGAGGCTTAGAGATACCCATGTCTTCTATAGCATTCTTGGTTACACGGTGTGCACCTGCAATGAGTCGAAATCATGATAAGTTTAAGGGCTTTGTCAACCAGTTAGTTGCAATGGGTATGAATCCTCTAATTAAAACATTTATCTCAGCCCTCCATGTTCTATGTGCGGTTAGTAAAGAGACCTGGGAGGTTAAAGTGAAGCTTTATAAGAGCTTTGGCTTGTCAGATGAGGAGATAATATCAGCATTCAAGAAGCAACCCTCGATTATGGCTTTATCTGTGAAGAAACTAGCGAGGACCATGGAATTCTTAATGAATGAGAAGAGCTTGGATAAATTGGTCATTGTTAATGACCCATCTGTGCTACTTTTAAGTTTTGAAAATAGGATCGCGCCTCGGTTTCATGTAGTGGAAATTTTGATCAAGAAAGGATTGGAGAAGAAATTTTCTTATTCATTTTTTTTGAGGCTGAAGGAGGAGGAGTTCTTGGAAAGGTATTGCTACAAATTTAAGGATGAGTTGCCAGAATTGATGGATATATACAGTGAAGGCAGGTCTATTCTAAAAAAATGCGAATCATCCTGTTTTTCGACTTGA
- the LOC140865242 gene encoding ferredoxin-thioredoxin reductase, variable chain-like: protein MTTCPAFSSLLHISDSKITNPDVGFSKISFLLGKKPFPRFRPKKSAAIADNYPSSSGSCNSATISNSVTLDFGSVNDEEVKKAESKLGSKVRVTVPLTVYHVPKLPEFELTGKVGVLKQYVGFHKGKRISANLPYKVEFETDQVLGRDGKPVKFLAHLREDEFEILE from the coding sequence ATGACCACTTGTCCAGCTTTCTCTTCACTTCTCCACATTTCCGACTCCAAAATCACGAACCCGGATGTGGGTTTCTCCAAGATCAGCTTTTTATTGGGCAAGAAACCTTTTCCCCGTTTTCGCCCCAAGAAATCTGCCGCAATTGCGGACAACTACCCCTCGTCATCGGGTTCTTGCAATTCAGCTACCATCTCAAATTCAGTGACTCTTGATTTCGGTAGTGTTAATGACGAGGAAGTTAAGAAAGCTGAGTCGAAATTGGGGTCCAAGGTCCGGGTCACGGTGCCACTCACGGTGTACCATGTGCCGAAATTGCCTGAATTTGAGTTGACGGGCAAGGTTGGTGTGTTGAAGCAGTATGTTGGTTTTCACAAGGGTAAACGAATCTCGGCAAACTTGCCGTATAAAGTGGAGTTCGAGACAGACCAGGTTTTGGGGCGTGACGGTAAACCTGTGAAATTCTTGGCACACTTGAGGGAAGATGAGTTTGAGATTCTTGAATGA